The Haemophilus parainfluenzae genome window below encodes:
- the selD gene encoding selenide, water dikinase SelD, which yields MTDEIRLTQYSHGAGUGCKISPKVLGTILQTEIEKFTDPNLLVGNETADDAAVYDLGNGTAIISTTDFFMPIVDDPFDFGRIAATNAISDIFAMGGKPIMAIAILGFPINKLPAEVAQKIVDGGRFACHQAGISLAGGHSIDSPEPIFGLAVTGVIATDRVKRNASAEANCKLYLTKPLGIGVLTTAEKKGKLKPEHQGLATAAMCQMNLIGSQFAEVAGVTAMTDVTGFGLLGHLAEICEGSNLNAVVHFDKIKLLDGVADYIAEGCVPGGTNRNFESYGHKIGPLTDYQKAVLCDPQTSGGLLIAVKPESEAEILEIAKKVGIELSEVGVLKPNQEGVLVKVE from the coding sequence ATGACGGATGAGATTCGTTTAACACAATATAGCCACGGCGCAGGTTGAGGCTGTAAAATTTCGCCTAAGGTGTTAGGGACAATTTTACAGACAGAAATCGAAAAATTTACCGATCCGAATTTATTGGTCGGGAACGAAACAGCGGATGACGCAGCGGTTTATGATCTTGGTAATGGTACTGCAATTATCAGTACCACGGATTTCTTCATGCCGATTGTGGACGACCCTTTTGATTTTGGCCGCATTGCTGCAACCAATGCCATTAGTGATATTTTCGCAATGGGTGGTAAACCAATTATGGCGATTGCCATTTTAGGTTTCCCGATTAATAAATTACCGGCAGAAGTGGCACAGAAAATAGTTGATGGCGGCCGTTTTGCTTGTCATCAAGCGGGGATTTCCCTTGCTGGAGGTCACTCGATTGATTCACCAGAACCTATTTTTGGTTTAGCCGTAACGGGTGTAATTGCAACGGATCGTGTAAAACGTAATGCCTCAGCAGAAGCAAATTGTAAGCTTTATTTAACCAAGCCATTAGGTATCGGTGTGCTGACTACTGCTGAGAAAAAAGGCAAGTTAAAACCAGAACATCAAGGCTTAGCAACGGCAGCAATGTGTCAAATGAACCTGATTGGTAGCCAATTTGCGGAAGTTGCAGGTGTAACTGCCATGACGGATGTAACCGGCTTTGGTTTATTAGGACACTTAGCTGAAATCTGTGAAGGCTCAAATCTTAATGCGGTTGTGCATTTTGATAAAATCAAATTATTAGATGGCGTAGCGGATTATATTGCTGAAGGTTGTGTACCAGGTGGAACCAACCGCAACTTTGAAAGCTATGGTCATAAAATCGGCCCTCTTACGGATTATCAAAAGGCGGTACTTTGCGATCCTCAAACTTCAGGTGGCTTGTTGATTGCGGTTAAACCTGAAAGTGAGGCGGAAATTTTAGAGATTGCGAAAAAAGTGGGCATTGAGCTTAGCGAGGTCGGTGTATTAAAACCTAACCAAGAAGGTGTGCTGGTCAAAGTCGAATAA